The Amblyomma americanum isolate KBUSLIRL-KWMA chromosome 6, ASM5285725v1, whole genome shotgun sequence genome has a window encoding:
- the LOC144094893 gene encoding uncharacterized protein LOC144094893 — protein sequence MPEESNKAAGDTMETSALGKDGNMSETSANKQQSPSSLKRHLRKTYGRRPMELVNRYFRSMFDLASYANNAAFLMRCRAMRVVPRVYRVECCDIKNTRHVVRILDECSYRLMLADLDYNRLRKVQVSRLLERLHEKLEKTMSPEDLRNVVILAKAKYENIFEATRDKQRAMFADLLKEYEIEPKKTEENEE from the coding sequence ATGCCCGAGGAGTCGAACAAGGCGGCCGGCGACACCATGGAGACCAGCGCTCTTGGCAAGGACGGCAATATGAGCGAGACGTCGGCCAACAAGCAGCAGAGCCCATCGTCGCTGAAACGGCACCTCCGAAAGACCTACGGCCGCCGCCCCATGGAGCTGGTGAACCGCTACTTCCGCTCCATGTTCGACCTGGCCTCGTACGCCAACAACGCGGCGTTCCTGATGCGCTGCCGCGCCATGCGAGTCGTGCCGCGGGTTTACCGCGTCGAGTGCTGCGACATCAAGAACACCCGTCACGTAGTTCGCATCCTGGACGAGTGCAGCtacaggctcatgctggctgacctgGACTACAACCGCCTGCGGAAGGTGCAGGTTTCGCGGCTCCTGGAGCGCCTTCACGAGAAGCTCGAGAAGACCATGTCTCCGGAAGACCTGAGGAACGTGGTGATTTTGGCTAAGGCAAAGTACGAGAACATTTTCGAAGCCACCCGAGACAAGCAGCGTGCCATGTTCGCCGATCTGCTTAAGGAGTACGAGATCGAACCGAAGAAGACCGAAGAGAACGAAGAATGA